In one window of Desulforhabdus amnigena DNA:
- a CDS encoding metal-dependent transcriptional regulator: protein MISDIAEGLSASLEDYLEVIFHLEQSNRVARAKDIADQMNVQRASVTGALKALASRGLINYSPYSYITLTATGRNIAKDIIRRHDTLKEFFLTALQMNPDDAEANACRIEHAIDPVAIDRLVRFLEFIQICPRTGIDWFEAFARYCKKGIQTSNCENCLKVCMDKVDCPEDKTEASS, encoded by the coding sequence ATGATCTCTGATATTGCGGAAGGGCTTTCTGCCAGCCTGGAAGACTACCTGGAAGTCATCTTCCACCTGGAGCAGTCGAATCGCGTGGCGCGCGCAAAAGATATCGCCGACCAAATGAATGTTCAGCGAGCCTCCGTGACGGGAGCGTTGAAGGCTTTGGCGAGTCGAGGGCTGATCAACTACAGTCCTTACAGTTACATCACTCTCACAGCCACTGGGCGCAATATCGCCAAAGACATCATCCGCCGCCATGATACGCTCAAGGAATTTTTCCTGACGGCCCTTCAGATGAATCCCGACGACGCCGAGGCAAATGCCTGCCGCATCGAACATGCCATCGATCCCGTGGCCATAGATCGGCTGGTCCGTTTTTTGGAGTTCATCCAAATCTGCCCACGCACGGGGATTGACTGGTTTGAGGCCTTCGCACGCTACTGCAAAAAAGGCATTCAAACATCCAACTGTGAAAACTGCCTCAAAGTATGCATGGATAAGGTCGATTGTCCGGAAGACAAGACTGAAGCATCCTCTTGA
- a CDS encoding FAD-dependent oxidoreductase codes for MILQEKTGAVMVVGGGIAGMQAALDLANSGFYVYLVERTGAIGGSMTQLDKVFPTNDCSVUILSPRLVECGRHLNIELMTLTEVEQVEGEVGHFVVSLKEHPRYVDKEKCIACGECARVCPREVKDGYNEGIKVRKAIYLKYPQAVPLKYQIDPQECIGIQGGKCGACEKACPAGAVRLNDAPRHVTLEVGSIILSPGFQTFDPKGARTWGYGLLPNVVKSMELERILSASGPTRGRLIRPGDGRKVKKMAFLQCVGSRDYNKSSHGYCSSVCCMYAIKEAMIAKELEKDLDVSIFYMDLRTYGKNFERYYERAKEKGIRFHRCRVHSLEPSSENQRILCRYITDNGKQAQDEFDLVVLSVGMEAHSGCRSLARCSGVELNHNGFAVTSSFSPTEAGRAGIYVCGTFSGPKDIPQSVVEGSAAAAAATMSLMDVRFSRTVQKEFPPERDVRGEEPRIGVFVCHCGSNIAGVVDVKSLADYAKCLPHVVHVERNLFTCSQDSQEILRRRIREKALNRIVVAACTPRTHEPLFRETLRASGLNECLFEMANIRNHGAWVHAAEPEAATAKAKDLVRMAVSKAALLEAVPPVSIGVIPQALVLGGGVSGMVAALGLADQGFSVHLVEKSSELGGNARHLSETWKKESIPDFVENLIARVKSHEFISLHLKSTVNHAEGAVGHFRSIIQKQAGNITVDHGVAILATGAQAFKTDEYGYEYSQRVLTALEFDKLHLVGDERVKYGRDFVFIQCVGSREPARPYCSKVCCTHSIQSAIVLKEEDPRRNVYILYRDIRAYGQREELYTKARELGVVFIRYDLHEKPNVLIQDNDVNVVVRDHVLNEPLRIPADVVILATAIVPNPDIADLAKLYKIPIDADGFVQEAHVKLRPVDFSTDGLFLAGLVHYPKPIEESVAQAQAAVARAVTVLCNQHMILDSVKARVNPETCDGCALCVDVCPYHAITLENVPGKKDQKIIVVQAARCKGCGSCQATCPKEGVDVGGFTYRQLSAQVEAALGEQADAGARVS; via the coding sequence ATGATTTTACAGGAAAAAACCGGTGCAGTCATGGTGGTGGGCGGCGGTATCGCAGGCATGCAGGCCGCCCTGGATCTGGCCAACAGCGGCTTTTATGTCTACCTGGTGGAACGGACAGGCGCAATAGGCGGGTCCATGACCCAGTTGGACAAAGTCTTTCCCACCAACGATTGTTCGGTCTGAATCCTCTCACCCAGACTGGTCGAGTGCGGTCGGCACTTGAATATCGAGTTGATGACCCTGACGGAGGTGGAGCAGGTCGAGGGGGAAGTGGGGCATTTTGTAGTCAGCCTCAAGGAACATCCACGCTACGTGGATAAGGAAAAATGCATCGCCTGTGGAGAATGCGCGCGGGTTTGCCCCCGTGAAGTCAAAGACGGGTACAACGAAGGAATCAAGGTCCGCAAGGCAATTTATCTGAAGTATCCTCAAGCGGTTCCCCTCAAATATCAGATCGATCCGCAGGAATGTATTGGAATACAGGGGGGCAAGTGCGGGGCGTGTGAGAAGGCCTGCCCTGCCGGAGCGGTCCGTTTGAATGACGCTCCTCGACATGTGACCCTCGAAGTCGGTTCCATCATCCTTTCTCCGGGCTTCCAGACGTTTGACCCCAAAGGTGCCCGCACCTGGGGATATGGCCTTTTGCCCAACGTGGTCAAGTCCATGGAACTGGAACGTATTCTCTCGGCGTCGGGACCTACGAGAGGGCGGCTCATCCGGCCCGGGGACGGCAGGAAGGTCAAAAAGATGGCTTTTCTGCAGTGTGTGGGGAGCCGGGATTACAATAAATCCTCTCATGGCTATTGTTCGTCCGTCTGCTGCATGTACGCCATCAAGGAGGCCATGATCGCCAAAGAGCTTGAGAAGGACCTGGATGTCTCCATTTTTTACATGGACCTGAGGACATACGGCAAGAATTTCGAACGCTATTACGAACGGGCTAAAGAAAAAGGCATCCGTTTTCACCGGTGCAGGGTGCATTCTCTGGAGCCCTCCAGTGAAAATCAGAGGATTCTTTGCCGCTACATCACCGACAACGGGAAACAGGCGCAGGACGAGTTCGATCTGGTGGTCCTGTCGGTGGGCATGGAGGCGCACTCGGGGTGCAGGTCTCTCGCCCGGTGTAGCGGGGTGGAGCTCAATCACAATGGATTTGCCGTCACTTCTTCTTTTTCACCCACGGAAGCCGGTCGCGCCGGGATCTATGTTTGTGGGACATTTTCCGGCCCCAAGGATATTCCCCAGTCTGTCGTGGAAGGGTCTGCAGCGGCTGCGGCGGCAACCATGTCCCTCATGGATGTGCGCTTCAGCCGTACAGTGCAGAAAGAGTTCCCTCCAGAACGGGATGTGAGGGGAGAGGAGCCGCGAATCGGGGTTTTTGTGTGCCACTGCGGTTCCAATATCGCGGGGGTGGTGGATGTGAAGTCTCTTGCGGACTATGCGAAGTGTTTGCCGCACGTGGTCCATGTGGAGAGGAATCTCTTCACCTGTTCGCAGGATTCCCAGGAAATCCTGCGCCGGAGAATACGGGAAAAGGCCTTGAACCGGATTGTGGTGGCGGCATGCACCCCTCGGACTCACGAACCGCTTTTTCGCGAGACGCTCAGAGCATCGGGGCTCAATGAATGTCTGTTTGAGATGGCCAACATTCGCAATCATGGGGCCTGGGTTCACGCGGCGGAACCCGAAGCGGCAACGGCCAAAGCCAAAGACCTGGTCCGCATGGCTGTTTCCAAGGCTGCACTCCTGGAAGCGGTTCCTCCCGTTTCGATAGGAGTGATTCCGCAGGCTTTAGTGCTCGGCGGGGGTGTTTCCGGAATGGTTGCGGCATTGGGGCTGGCCGATCAGGGGTTTTCGGTGCATCTCGTGGAAAAGAGTTCTGAACTGGGAGGAAATGCCCGCCATCTCTCCGAGACGTGGAAGAAGGAATCCATACCCGATTTTGTGGAAAATCTCATTGCCCGGGTCAAAAGTCATGAATTCATTTCCCTTCACCTCAAGAGCACCGTCAATCATGCGGAGGGGGCTGTAGGGCATTTCCGTTCCATCATTCAAAAGCAGGCAGGCAACATCACGGTGGATCATGGGGTGGCGATTCTTGCTACGGGCGCTCAAGCCTTCAAGACCGATGAATACGGCTATGAATATTCCCAAAGGGTGCTCACGGCCCTTGAATTCGATAAACTGCACCTGGTGGGGGACGAACGGGTGAAATACGGGCGTGATTTCGTTTTCATCCAGTGCGTGGGCTCAAGAGAACCGGCGCGCCCTTATTGCTCCAAGGTTTGCTGCACCCACTCCATTCAGTCGGCTATTGTCCTCAAGGAAGAAGATCCGCGCCGTAACGTTTATATCCTTTACCGGGATATTCGAGCATATGGGCAGCGTGAAGAGCTTTACACAAAGGCCCGTGAACTGGGGGTCGTTTTCATCAGGTATGACCTGCACGAGAAGCCCAACGTCCTCATTCAGGACAATGACGTGAACGTGGTGGTTCGGGACCACGTATTGAACGAACCACTGCGCATTCCGGCCGATGTGGTGATTCTGGCCACAGCCATCGTTCCCAACCCGGATATTGCTGATTTGGCAAAGCTCTACAAGATTCCCATTGATGCGGATGGCTTCGTTCAGGAAGCTCACGTCAAGCTTCGTCCCGTGGATTTTTCAACGGACGGACTGTTCCTGGCGGGGCTTGTACATTACCCTAAACCCATAGAAGAATCGGTGGCCCAGGCGCAGGCGGCCGTGGCCAGGGCGGTGACGGTGCTCTGCAACCAGCACATGATCCTCGATTCCGTCAAGGCTCGAGTGAATCCCGAAACATGCGACGGCTGCGCCCTCTGCGTGGATGTGTGCCCTTACCATGCCATCACCCTCGAAAATGTTCCTGGAAAAAAGGATCAAAAAATCATTGTGGTGCAGGCGGCGCGGTGCAAAGGTTGTGGATCCTGCCAGGCCACATGCCCCAAGGAGGGTGTGGACGTTGGAGGATTCACCTACCGGCAGCTTTCCGCCCAGGTGGAAGCGGCGCTGGGAGAACAGGCAGATGCCGGGGCGAGAGTTTCTTAA
- a CDS encoding hydrogenase maturation protease: MIQEIFSHPVLIFGCGNTLLGDDGFGPGVIEHLLQDYVLPDHVFAVDVGTGVRNVLLDLLLMPEKPRKIFIVDAVIQANRKAGELFEIELEQIPLYQNAAFSLHRFPSVNLLTELRDAAGVEVRILAVQAKHIPAEVSPGLSAEVDASLRGACLWLLDHVKEGA; encoded by the coding sequence ATGATTCAAGAAATTTTCAGTCATCCCGTCCTCATTTTCGGATGCGGAAACACGCTCCTGGGAGACGATGGGTTTGGACCGGGTGTGATCGAACATCTTCTTCAGGATTATGTTCTTCCTGATCATGTCTTTGCCGTGGATGTGGGGACGGGTGTTCGCAATGTGCTGCTCGATTTGCTTCTGATGCCCGAAAAGCCCCGAAAAATCTTCATCGTGGACGCGGTCATCCAGGCCAACCGCAAGGCGGGAGAACTCTTCGAGATAGAGCTTGAGCAGATTCCTCTTTATCAGAATGCCGCTTTTTCATTGCATCGGTTTCCTTCGGTGAATTTGCTTACGGAGCTTCGGGATGCTGCAGGCGTTGAGGTCAGAATCCTGGCGGTGCAGGCCAAACATATACCTGCAGAGGTGTCTCCGGGGCTCTCGGCGGAAGTCGATGCCTCCCTTCGCGGTGCCTGTCTATGGCTTTTGGATCATGTGAAGGAGGGAGCATGA
- a CDS encoding hydrogenase iron-sulfur subunit translates to MSFEPRILSFNCHWCSYAAADLAGIMRIQYPPNVRIIRVMCSGMVHSNLVVEAFQKGADGVMVTGCRQGECHYVDGNRKAEMRMVVVEEMLDTLGLEQERFRLVWCSSSEADRFVAAVREMTETVRALGPSPYRSNGGLDRDDTEEFPCPSR, encoded by the coding sequence ATGTCTTTTGAACCCAGGATTCTTTCTTTCAACTGCCATTGGTGTTCCTATGCGGCTGCGGATCTCGCGGGTATTATGCGCATACAGTATCCCCCCAACGTGCGCATCATTCGCGTCATGTGTTCCGGAATGGTCCATTCGAATTTGGTGGTGGAGGCCTTTCAAAAGGGGGCCGACGGTGTGATGGTCACCGGGTGCCGGCAGGGGGAATGCCATTATGTGGACGGCAATCGGAAAGCCGAGATGCGGATGGTGGTGGTGGAGGAGATGCTCGATACCCTTGGATTGGAGCAGGAGCGCTTTCGCCTGGTGTGGTGTTCCTCTTCTGAGGCGGACCGTTTTGTGGCGGCGGTTCGGGAAATGACGGAAACCGTGAGGGCCCTGGGGCCTTCACCCTACCGGTCGAATGGCGGCCTGGATCGCGATGATACGGAGGAGTTCCCATGCCCCTCACGGTAG
- a CDS encoding helix-turn-helix domain-containing protein codes for MIVIRVGELAKHLGVHRNTVRNWVNSGKLPARSVAGKRYLISESDFAKLCEEFGIDRSSMKLKFVPGKPVMSREMTFPPEDLKGVGKRSQRLLPTAQWGDVCLTCGSCAGACPISGVDGLDPLKAVRMAILGREEELIASQWPWKCTLCGKCEEACPMNVEIVALLRTVRGLRDRKKVPGALQKGVLLCLEKGNNLGIPKEDFLSLLQEMGREMREEGYAGFEVPVDAKGANLLVTVNSKEAFAEPESMKFWWKIFYAAGESWTVPSEYWEGLNWGLYTGDDEAMKTMVGRLVENMHRLECKTLLLPQCGHAYYATRYGLNRWFKEDLKHFRVLSVVDLLVQYLEQERIHVEPSLPSDLTTYHDPCHYGRKSLKAFGQGYFEEPRRIVRQCAPNFVDMVPDREGSYCCGAGGGAWATPFKEERVFHGRLKARQIQTSGAKWVVTACQNCRDQILRSLKKEYDLDIGVKYLWELVADSLIFKNSKPSGSSP; via the coding sequence ATGATCGTCATTCGTGTGGGAGAGCTGGCAAAGCATCTGGGCGTCCATCGCAATACGGTGCGCAACTGGGTGAACAGTGGGAAACTCCCTGCCCGAAGTGTTGCCGGGAAACGCTATCTCATATCTGAAAGCGATTTTGCAAAGCTCTGTGAAGAATTTGGGATAGACCGGTCCTCCATGAAATTGAAGTTCGTGCCAGGCAAACCTGTCATGAGCCGTGAAATGACCTTCCCGCCGGAAGATCTCAAGGGGGTCGGAAAACGTTCTCAGCGCCTTCTCCCTACTGCCCAGTGGGGAGATGTATGTCTCACGTGCGGCAGTTGCGCCGGTGCCTGTCCCATTTCCGGTGTGGATGGCCTCGATCCGCTCAAAGCCGTTCGCATGGCCATACTGGGGCGTGAGGAGGAGTTGATCGCATCCCAATGGCCCTGGAAATGCACGCTTTGCGGCAAGTGTGAGGAGGCCTGTCCCATGAACGTCGAAATCGTGGCCCTTTTACGTACTGTTCGAGGACTGCGGGACCGCAAGAAGGTTCCGGGGGCTCTCCAAAAGGGTGTGCTCTTGTGTCTGGAGAAGGGCAACAACCTGGGTATTCCCAAGGAGGATTTTCTTTCTTTGCTCCAGGAAATGGGGCGCGAGATGCGGGAAGAAGGATATGCCGGCTTTGAAGTCCCTGTCGATGCGAAAGGGGCAAACCTCCTGGTGACTGTGAATTCCAAGGAGGCTTTTGCCGAACCTGAAAGCATGAAGTTCTGGTGGAAGATTTTTTATGCCGCCGGGGAATCCTGGACCGTTCCTTCGGAATACTGGGAGGGGCTCAACTGGGGGCTCTACACGGGAGACGATGAAGCTATGAAAACCATGGTGGGGCGATTGGTGGAAAACATGCACCGCCTGGAGTGTAAGACGCTTCTCCTGCCGCAATGCGGTCACGCTTATTACGCAACCCGTTATGGATTGAATCGCTGGTTCAAGGAAGATTTGAAGCATTTCAGAGTCCTCTCCGTTGTGGATCTCCTTGTGCAATATCTTGAGCAAGAACGCATTCATGTGGAACCGTCGCTTCCTTCTGATCTGACCACCTATCATGATCCCTGTCACTATGGTCGAAAGTCGCTGAAGGCGTTCGGGCAGGGCTACTTTGAGGAACCACGAAGGATCGTTCGGCAGTGTGCTCCAAATTTTGTGGATATGGTTCCCGACAGGGAAGGAAGCTACTGTTGTGGTGCGGGCGGAGGAGCCTGGGCCACGCCTTTCAAGGAGGAGCGGGTTTTCCATGGGAGGCTCAAAGCCAGGCAGATCCAAACCAGCGGGGCAAAATGGGTGGTGACTGCCTGTCAGAACTGCAGGGACCAGATCCTTCGAAGTCTCAAGAAAGAGTACGACCTCGATATCGGAGTGAAATACCTTTGGGAGTTGGTGGCCGATTCCCTTATTTTCAAGAATTCCAAACCCTCGGGTTCTTCTCCCTGA
- a CDS encoding prephenate dehydrogenase/arogenate dehydrogenase family protein, with product MSDSKVLSDFDALKNAAPSSRWGPGARMGVIGGRGEMGRLFARFFEEWGYRISVADRSTVPGNREVVENSDVVLFAVPLHETVAVIRELIPYVRPDQLLMDLTSLKEPPIREMLRSQASVVGLHPMFGGRISSFKGQTLVACPVRIEPADWACLRRLFEERGVKVKEATPREHDRMMSIIQVLFHMTTMLTGRVLRDYGVDIAETMEYTSPSYRLEMNMLGRIFAQNGALYSAITQMNPYTKEILGLLREGLDRYEEWYDQQNLDAFVEDFQRSAEHLGDFTRRAYQESAAILDFTVQLANSNQPDTKQVADRSG from the coding sequence ATGTCAGACAGTAAGGTTTTGTCCGATTTTGATGCCTTGAAGAATGCGGCACCCTCTTCGCGATGGGGGCCTGGAGCTCGCATGGGAGTCATCGGGGGCAGGGGGGAAATGGGCCGCCTGTTCGCTCGCTTTTTTGAAGAGTGGGGGTACAGGATTTCGGTTGCAGATCGTTCCACGGTGCCTGGCAACCGGGAGGTGGTGGAAAATTCGGACGTTGTCCTGTTTGCCGTGCCTCTCCATGAGACGGTAGCCGTCATACGCGAACTGATTCCTTATGTCCGCCCGGACCAGCTGCTGATGGATCTTACGAGTCTCAAGGAACCCCCCATCCGGGAGATGCTGCGCTCTCAAGCCAGCGTCGTGGGCCTTCACCCCATGTTTGGCGGACGCATTTCCTCCTTCAAAGGTCAAACCCTTGTGGCTTGTCCCGTTCGCATCGAACCTGCGGATTGGGCCTGCCTGCGCCGTCTTTTCGAGGAGAGAGGGGTGAAGGTCAAGGAGGCCACGCCCCGGGAGCACGACCGCATGATGAGCATCATCCAGGTGCTTTTTCACATGACCACCATGCTTACGGGGAGAGTGCTTCGGGATTATGGGGTGGATATAGCCGAAACGATGGAATACACAAGCCCCAGTTATCGCCTGGAGATGAATATGCTCGGGAGAATTTTCGCCCAGAATGGAGCGCTCTATTCGGCCATCACTCAGATGAATCCCTACACGAAAGAAATTCTCGGGTTGCTGAGGGAAGGGCTCGACCGCTATGAGGAATGGTACGACCAGCAAAACCTGGACGCTTTTGTGGAAGATTTCCAGCGGAGCGCCGAGCACCTGGGAGACTTCACCCGTAGAGCTTATCAGGAAAGTGCCGCGATTCTCGATTTTACAGTACAGCTGGCCAATTCAAACCAACCCGATACAAAGCAGGTTGCGGATCGCTCGGGATGA
- a CDS encoding methyl viologen-reducing hydrogenase: MPLTVALECLNSCSGCEMAILNMGTAFLDLLPELNVVHMPLLMDHKYYGEKGGGAALTIPEADVGLVSGGVRNREHMNVAEEMRKKCRIIVALGTCATHGGIPALINSFSNEELLLRYFGPWEKDGPPPSPHENVPPLLDRTYALDEKIKIDIYLPGCPPHPDSIRNAIQALLLGERPTANAKSVCDSCPALREGKSIVKETRRFTESAEYSAAEPLSRMRCLLEQGFICMGPVTRGGCAGSSGGAPRCIIARVPCRGCFGPIKQNGNQLLDLMNALAGRGVDIRGIPDRTSILRFSGAHRRLVRLSRKSTALK; the protein is encoded by the coding sequence ATGCCCCTCACGGTAGCCCTGGAATGCTTGAACAGTTGTTCGGGATGCGAAATGGCCATCCTCAATATGGGAACGGCTTTCCTGGATCTTCTGCCGGAACTGAATGTCGTTCACATGCCCCTTCTCATGGACCATAAATATTACGGCGAGAAGGGAGGCGGGGCCGCTCTGACGATACCCGAAGCGGATGTGGGGCTTGTGAGCGGAGGGGTTCGAAACCGGGAACACATGAACGTGGCGGAGGAGATGCGTAAAAAGTGCCGGATCATCGTGGCATTGGGGACCTGCGCCACTCATGGCGGCATCCCCGCATTGATCAATTCCTTTTCCAATGAAGAGCTTCTGTTGCGATATTTCGGCCCATGGGAGAAAGATGGCCCGCCGCCTTCGCCCCATGAAAATGTCCCCCCGTTGTTGGACCGAACCTATGCCCTGGACGAAAAAATAAAGATCGATATCTATCTTCCGGGCTGCCCCCCTCATCCGGATTCCATTCGGAATGCAATCCAAGCCTTGTTGCTGGGAGAGAGGCCGACGGCAAACGCAAAAAGCGTCTGTGATTCCTGTCCGGCGCTGCGGGAAGGGAAGAGCATCGTGAAAGAAACGAGGCGGTTCACCGAAAGTGCGGAATACTCGGCGGCAGAGCCCCTCAGTCGGATGCGGTGCCTGCTGGAGCAGGGTTTCATCTGTATGGGCCCCGTGACTCGTGGAGGGTGTGCAGGGTCTTCCGGGGGAGCTCCCCGCTGCATCATCGCCAGGGTTCCGTGCAGGGGATGTTTTGGGCCCATAAAGCAAAACGGAAACCAACTGCTGGATTTGATGAACGCCCTCGCCGGCAGGGGAGTGGACATCCGCGGAATTCCCGACCGGACGTCGATCCTGAGATTTTCCGGAGCGCATCGGCGGTTGGTGAGGCTCAGCCGTAAGTCCACGGCCTTGAAATAA
- a CDS encoding SEC-C metal-binding domain-containing protein — MESNQQSPQNPLRPVIELLQGGDPDAIASKYNMSREELEKLLREYQESRRQMALADHLVIHKAGRNDPCPCGSGKKYKKCCLPKHEEARKRMPPDRLQEMEEQAKRKERLEKDVEKGFDLLFSQEFEKAQRLAERLLESYPDEDRLHDITVMTALVQGDYDRAFHIARERWQVAQEEKAYYQENGFHKREGVEKKNLVYFYSPSTWLEKFWIAQRARVYRDLFPSNDDQRLKKLVDGLKAANDPKRFPGRQEEGYEMRRRALAGNLDQLEQEGPSAIPYLLPLTYSFSWASLFIPDLLYAYGSDESILLLAELSMFRFPYFAQKCLVNLEKLGDRAIPVIEKVLSENPAFDELKVGLISVLGNLETPESFRILVSLTEHENPYIVNFVAQALGNHKNPEALPYLEKARERVGELSKIAGAIKDLAGELNR, encoded by the coding sequence ATGGAAAGCAACCAGCAGTCCCCTCAGAATCCCCTTCGACCTGTAATAGAATTGCTTCAGGGCGGTGACCCCGATGCCATTGCTTCAAAGTATAACATGAGCCGGGAGGAATTGGAAAAGCTGCTCCGCGAGTACCAGGAATCCCGGCGGCAGATGGCCCTTGCGGATCATCTTGTCATCCACAAGGCGGGGCGAAATGACCCATGCCCCTGTGGATCGGGGAAGAAATACAAGAAATGCTGCCTTCCCAAACATGAGGAAGCCCGCAAGAGGATGCCTCCCGACCGGTTGCAGGAAATGGAGGAGCAGGCCAAGCGTAAGGAAAGGTTGGAAAAAGATGTCGAAAAAGGCTTCGACCTGCTGTTTTCCCAGGAGTTTGAGAAGGCTCAACGCCTTGCAGAGCGTCTCCTTGAATCCTACCCCGACGAGGATCGGCTCCATGATATCACCGTGATGACCGCATTGGTTCAGGGGGATTACGACAGAGCCTTCCACATCGCGCGTGAACGGTGGCAGGTGGCTCAGGAAGAAAAGGCCTACTATCAGGAAAACGGGTTCCATAAGAGAGAAGGAGTGGAAAAGAAAAACCTTGTCTATTTCTATTCCCCGTCGACCTGGCTGGAAAAATTCTGGATCGCTCAGCGGGCGCGAGTCTACCGCGACCTGTTTCCCTCAAACGATGATCAGCGGCTGAAGAAACTGGTGGATGGCCTCAAAGCCGCAAATGATCCCAAGAGATTTCCGGGCCGCCAGGAAGAGGGATATGAAATGCGGCGCCGGGCTCTGGCGGGCAACCTGGATCAGTTGGAGCAGGAGGGGCCCAGCGCCATTCCTTACCTTTTGCCGCTGACGTATTCCTTTTCCTGGGCGAGCCTTTTTATACCTGATCTTCTCTATGCCTACGGCAGCGACGAGAGCATTCTTCTGCTGGCGGAACTTTCCATGTTCCGGTTTCCCTATTTTGCTCAGAAGTGCCTGGTAAATCTTGAGAAACTTGGAGATCGCGCCATTCCCGTGATTGAAAAGGTGCTTTCGGAAAACCCGGCCTTCGATGAGCTCAAGGTGGGATTGATCAGTGTTCTCGGGAACCTGGAGACCCCGGAAAGCTTCCGCATTTTGGTTTCTCTCACGGAACATGAGAATCCTTACATAGTGAATTTTGTCGCGCAAGCCCTCGGAAATCACAAAAACCCCGAAGCCTTGCCTTACCTGGAGAAGGCCAGGGAGCGGGTGGGGGAACTCAGCAAAATCGCCGGAGCCATCAAGGATCTGGCGGGGGAATTGAACCGGTAG